A genomic region of Haliaeetus albicilla chromosome 8, bHalAlb1.1, whole genome shotgun sequence contains the following coding sequences:
- the ATP5F1D gene encoding ATP synthase subunit delta, mitochondrial: MRPCGPAPTVALLPAGGRRPRGCAVACARGTLGVVVLPPSRPAPRRPLVLAAAAMFRARRLLLRLAARPPLPPPCARGYADPAAGPVPMAFTFASPTQVFYNGANVKQVDVPTLTGSFGILASHVPTLQVLKPGVVTVYAEDGTATKYFVSSGSVTVHADSTVQVLAEEAVTMDMLDLAAAKSNLEKAVSEMAAASDEAAKAEAQIKVEANEALVKALE; encoded by the exons ATGCGCCCCTGCGGTCCCGCCCCCACCGTGGCGTTGCTTCCGGCCGGCGGCCGGCGCCCCAGGGGCTGCGCAGTGGCGTGTGCGCGGGGCACGCTGGGAGTTGTAGTCCTGCCGCCGTCCCGCCctgccccgcgccgcccgctcGTCCTTGCCGCCGCCGCCATGTTCCGTGCTCGCCGCCTCCTCCTGCGcctcgccgcccgcccgccgctgccgccgccctGCGCCCGCGGCTATGCCGaccccgccgccgggcccgtCCCCATGGCCTTCACCTTCGCCTCACCCACGCAG GTCTTTTACAACGGTGCCAACGTGAAGCAGGTGGACGTGCCCACGCTGACCGGCTCCTTCGGTATCCTGGCCTCTCACGTCCCTACCCTGCAGGTCCTCAAACCAGGAGTCGTGACGGTCTATGCTGAGGATGGCACGGCCACCAAGTATTTTG TGAGCAGTGGCTCTGTCACGGTCCACGCGGACTCCACCGTGCAGGTGCTGGCAGAGGAGGCGGTGACAATGGACATGCTGGATCTGGCT GCTGCAAAATCAAACCTGGAGAAGGCTGTTTCAGAGATGGCTGCAGCATCTGATGAAGCAGCTAAAGCAGAAGCTCAGATTAAAGTAGAAGCTAATGAAGCACTTGTAAAAGCCCTGGAGTAG
- the CBARP gene encoding voltage-dependent calcium channel beta subunit-associated regulatory protein produces the protein MSDDPTPWDNATESATAVPGEVSPQDGYVLLLALLSIFIGGTLVLLSGILIVCRRCCEADRRHSRASDDPEKTNTTYLDDSQPAQDITIKVEDPDCLSSSSYRDVENERFLSSSSSTARRVSFNEAALFDQGKKTQEKGRRYTLTEGDFHHLKNARLTHLHLPPPALKIVTIHECESSENSLAMTPRLPPPKPGLAIFQPPAGALPQPAIPSHAVCPSSALPGDTYNSTVDTSFTEASPSASSDSGEGPSFAAAPRSGKAAGVGSASPGEPTPAPAQGTVLQFFTRLRRHASLDGASPYFKIKKWKLESTQRASSLDTRGSPKRRQFQRQRAASESMDQEDRDPHQTDIIQYIARTDDVAFHPAGGPFLPSPASPPPSLGRLEPGEGGAGSPGEAGVREQPSAYHDIWSLRASLELYASSERSNDQDSVRSDGGDSVSSAGGMPPCPSSSLDEAEGPEEKLWGRPKPEESESGTRKLLQMDSGYASIEAPSRGGEEGPPKDQTASEKRICFTSAGRKGTIFESFEGREPEEEEEEEEEEEEEEEEGSMARGAAGGGLPRPHSPLAWSPYGQMFPGRDAPPRRDYSIDEKTDALFNAFVRHDPQFDESPLRGKHRSRTHLRKQWQHAKQYSDPGVRYPALERHRTPLRRGDSANYPLDARFHSPLPRIISAGDEEAAEAADGVPPAPALPDPEIQVIVEEPGEAAPEPKAGSEPPGDDACPGPGRCLGLGSGSELMDKIAGGLEERLYGHLRKTGETPERTVAVAASDAPPDHSPV, from the exons ATGAGCGATGACCCGACACCCTGGGACAACGCGACGGAGAGCGCCACG GCGGTGCCCGGCGAGGTGTCCCCCCAGGATGGCTACGTGCTGCTCCTCGCCTTGCTCTCCATCTTCATCGGGGGCACCCTGGTCCTGCTCTCCGGCATCCTGATCGTCTGCCGCCGGTGCTGCGAGGCCGACCGCCGGCACTCCAG AGCCAGTGATGACCCCGAGAAAACCAACACCACCTACCTGGACGACTCGCAGCCAGCCCAGG ATATCACCATCAAAGTGGAGGACCCTGACTGCCTGTCATCCTCCAGCTACCGGGATGTGGAGAACGAGCGGTTCctttcctccagctcctccaccgCCCGCCGTGTCTCCTTCAACGAGGCCGCGCTCTTCGACCAGGGCAAAAAGACccaggagaaggggaggag GTACACGCTGACAGAGGGGGACTTCCACCACTTGAAGAACGCCCGCCTGACCCACCTGCACCTCCCACCGCCCGCCCTCAAGATTGTCACCATTCACGAGTGCGAGTCCAGCGAGAACAGCCTGGCCATGACCCCCCGCCTGCCCCCACCCAAGCCCGGCCTCGCCATCTTCCAG CCCCCTGCGGGGGCCCTGCCCCAGCCGGCGATCCCCAGCCATGCCGtgtgccccagctctgccctgcctggggaCACCTACAACTCCACCGTGGACACCAGCTTCACCGAGGCCAGCCCATCCGCCTCCTCCGACTCGGGGGAGGGCCCCTCC TTTGCAGCAGCGCCCAGGAGCGGGAAGGCGGCTGGGGTGGGCAGCGCCAGCCCTGGGGAGCCCACCCCGGCCCCCGCGCAGGGCACGGTCCTGCAGTTCTTCACCCGCCTGCGCCGCCACGCCAGCCTGGACGGGGCCAGCCCCTACTTCAAGATCAAGAAGTGGAAGCTGGAGAGCACCCAGCGGGCGTCCAGCCTGGACACGAGAG ggtCCCCCAAGCGGCGGCAGTTCCAGCGTCAGCGGGCGGCCAGCGAGAGCATGGACCAGGAGGACCGGGACCCCCACCAGACCGACATCATCCAGTACATCGCTCGCACGGACGACGTGGCCTTCCACCCCGCGGGCGGCCCCTTCCTGCCctcccccgccagccccccaCCCTCTCTCGGCAG GCTAGAGCCGGGTGAGGGGGGCGCGGGCAGTCCCGGCGAAGCTGGCGTCCGGGAGCAGCCCAGCGCCTACCACGACATCTGGAGCCTGCGCGCCTCGCTGGAGCTGTACGCCTCCTCTGAGCGGAGCAACGACCAGGACTCGGTGCGCAGCGACGGCGGGGACAGCGTCTCCTCCGCCGGCGGCATGCccccctgcccttcctcctccctggaCGAGGCCGAAGGCCCCGAGGAGAAGCTCTGGGGTCGCCCCAAGCCGGAGGAGTCGGAGTCCGGCACGCGCAAGCTGCTGCAGATGGACAGCGGCTACGCCTCCATCGAGGCGCCCAGCCGGGGGGGCGAGGAGGGACCCCCCAAGGACCAGACGGCCTCCGAGAAGCGCATTTGCTTCACCAGCGCGGGGCGGAAAGGTACCATCTTCGAAAGCTTCGAGGGCCGGGAGCcggaggaagaggaagaggaggaagaggaggaggaggaggaggaagaggaggggagcatGGCCCGGGGCGCAGCGGGTGGGGGTCTCCCCcgtccccacagccccctggcCTGGTCCCCATACGGGCAAATGTTCCCGGGGCGGGACGCGCCGCCCCGGCGGGACTACAGCATCGACGAGAAGACAGACGCCCTGTTCAACGCCTTCGTGCGCCACGACCCCCAGTTCGACGAGTCGCCGCTGCGGGGGAAGCACCGCTCCCGCACCCACCTCCGCAAGCAGTGGCAGCACGCCAAGCAGTACAGTGACCCTGGCGTGCGCTACCCGGCGCTGGAGCGGCACCGCACGCCCCTGCGCCGGGGGGACAGTGCCAATTACCCCCTGGACGCCCGCTTCCACAGCCCCCTGCCCCGCATCATCAGCGCCGGCGACGAGGAGGCGGCGGAGGCCGCCGACGgggtcccccccgccccggcgctTCCCGACCCCGAGATCCAGGTGATCGTGGAGGAGCCCGGAGAAGCGGCCCCTGAGCCCAAGGCTGGCTCCGAGCCCCCCGGGGACGATgcctgccccggccccgggaggtgcctggggctgggctcTGGTTCGGAGCTGATGGACAAGATTGCCGGCGGCCTCGAGGAGCGGCTCTACGGGCACTTGAGGAAAACGGGAGAGACCCCGGAGCGCACGGTGGCCGTGGCAGCCAGCGATGCCCCCCCCGACCACAGCCCTGTCTAG